A DNA window from Mariprofundus aestuarium contains the following coding sequences:
- a CDS encoding two-component system sensor histidine kinase NtrB, with the protein MPLETFNLSGLLPVLGKLHDGAMLVDHNMTISFANQAAHQIFDYKTPELIGANISVLIPEQHRKQHKKHSTDYINNPAPRIMNSSMRLEGIDKNNNPIPLLVSLDPIETENEKMTLVSIRDIRVIVKMETELFHARKLETIGKTASGIIHDLNNVLQVIYSSSHQARKCPEGNAHKYLDDIDAQATLATSILRSLLSYLQQGAPEAARLNLNETVGNFQPILNSILPKEIQLSLNIDKEEHFIHSTSTVIDQILLNLVINSNDAVTGVETPEITLSLAAAETEGEAVLSVRDNGCGMSEEVKQNAFKTFFTTKTDKGTGLGLANIYGAVIDLDGRIDIDSCPGKGTTFKITLPTLP; encoded by the coding sequence ATGCCTTTAGAAACATTCAACTTGTCGGGGCTTCTGCCTGTGCTCGGAAAGTTACATGATGGAGCCATGCTGGTAGACCACAATATGACCATCTCTTTTGCTAATCAGGCTGCACATCAGATATTCGACTATAAAACACCCGAACTTATTGGCGCCAACATTTCAGTCTTGATACCTGAGCAGCACAGAAAGCAACATAAAAAACATTCAACTGACTACATTAACAATCCAGCACCCAGAATAATGAATTCCTCCATGCGCCTGGAAGGGATTGATAAAAACAACAATCCAATCCCTCTGCTGGTCAGCTTAGATCCCATCGAAACCGAAAATGAAAAAATGACCCTAGTCTCCATTCGCGACATACGGGTCATTGTAAAGATGGAGACAGAACTCTTTCATGCCCGAAAACTGGAAACAATCGGCAAAACTGCCAGCGGCATAATCCATGACCTCAACAACGTCCTTCAGGTCATTTACAGCTCAAGCCACCAGGCTCGAAAGTGCCCGGAAGGAAACGCACATAAATATCTGGATGATATCGATGCACAAGCGACTCTTGCCACCAGCATACTAAGAAGTCTGCTCTCTTATCTTCAACAAGGGGCTCCCGAAGCTGCCCGATTAAATTTGAATGAAACGGTCGGAAACTTTCAGCCGATTTTGAATTCGATACTACCAAAGGAGATCCAGCTTTCGCTGAACATTGATAAAGAGGAACATTTCATCCACTCCACTTCCACGGTGATAGATCAGATTCTTTTAAACCTAGTGATCAATTCAAACGATGCTGTTACCGGAGTGGAAACCCCGGAGATCACCCTCTCACTAGCAGCTGCTGAAACGGAAGGCGAAGCAGTATTGAGCGTAAGGGACAATGGCTGCGGCATGAGTGAAGAGGTCAAACAGAATGCCTTCAAAACCTTTTTCACCACCAAGACTGACAAAGGGACAGGGCTAGGGCTAGCCAACATTTACGGTGCGGTCATAGACCTCGATGGTCGGATCGACATAGATAGCTGCCCCGGAAAAGGAACCACCTTTAAAATCACACTTCCCACACTGCCATAA
- the rplS gene encoding 50S ribosomal protein L19, whose protein sequence is MRALDDITKDQLRDDIPSFREGDTVRVNVRLIDFKDTKNGVVKTERLQAYEGVVIARHNNGISSSFTVRKISNNVGVERVFPLHSPMLESITVVRHGRVRRAKLYYLRDLRGKAARIRERRY, encoded by the coding sequence ATGCGTGCACTGGATGATATAACTAAGGATCAGCTGCGTGATGATATTCCGTCTTTCCGTGAGGGCGATACCGTCCGCGTAAACGTACGTCTTATCGATTTCAAAGACACCAAGAATGGCGTGGTAAAAACCGAGCGTCTGCAGGCGTATGAAGGTGTTGTGATCGCACGTCACAACAACGGAATCTCCAGCAGCTTCACCGTTCGTAAAATTTCCAACAATGTTGGTGTTGAGCGTGTGTTCCCGCTGCACTCCCCAATGTTGGAGAGTATTACAGTGGTTCGTCACGGCCGTGTTCGTCGTGCCAAGCTCTACTACCTGCGCGACCTGCGTGGTAAGGCTGCACGTATTCGCGAGCGTCGTTACTAA
- a CDS encoding RNA methyltransferase, with protein MPLSKNEVAVALVHHPVLTRTGETGTTAITSIDVHDFARSCAFYSVAPVYLVHPADGMHALIHDMTDYYLNGAGGERNPNRREVLQAIKCVKSFEEIPGLDQYKLWYTSATPPEGMVIDPSEIPKLDGKHLIVFGTGWGLDAKNMPDANGWLSPIEGVGKVRHLSVRAALAIYLDRLKIG; from the coding sequence ATGCCTCTCTCCAAGAATGAAGTCGCCGTCGCGCTGGTGCATCACCCGGTCCTGACCCGCACGGGGGAGACGGGCACTACCGCCATCACCTCTATTGATGTTCATGACTTTGCCCGCAGCTGCGCTTTTTATAGTGTGGCGCCGGTTTACCTTGTGCACCCCGCAGACGGCATGCATGCGCTGATCCATGATATGACTGACTACTACTTGAATGGTGCGGGAGGTGAGCGCAATCCCAATCGCCGCGAGGTGTTGCAGGCGATCAAATGTGTTAAATCATTTGAGGAGATTCCGGGGCTGGATCAGTACAAGCTCTGGTATACCTCAGCGACGCCACCGGAAGGGATGGTTATTGACCCGTCAGAAATCCCTAAACTGGATGGAAAGCACCTGATTGTGTTTGGAACGGGCTGGGGTCTGGATGCCAAAAACATGCCAGATGCAAATGGATGGTTGTCACCGATAGAAGGTGTCGGTAAAGTGCGCCACCTTTCTGTACGGGCCGCCTTGGCGATTTATCTGGATCGCTTGAAAATAGGTTGA
- a CDS encoding S1 RNA-binding domain-containing protein, whose amino-acid sequence MTDIGRLNRLKVVKELDFGVYLDGGELGEILMPIRYVPVPCNIGDELEVFIYRDSEDRLIATTERPIAMVGEFAMLKVVSVNNMGAFLNWGLMKDLLVPFGEQKPRMEEDKSYVVRIYIDEDSDRIVGSARLDDFLYRESEGELKEGEAVTIFIANRSELGYQVIVNDTYWGLLHHNEVARPLSRGQRMPGFIKKIRDDGRIDICLHLQASEKTDDISQLIMRSLRKNDGFIPTTDKSSPEEIQQRFGISKKMYKKAVGSLYRKKQISIDTDGIRLQEDTWAMKK is encoded by the coding sequence ATGACAGATATCGGTCGCCTGAACAGGCTAAAAGTTGTCAAAGAGTTGGATTTCGGTGTCTATCTCGACGGTGGAGAGCTGGGCGAGATTCTGATGCCGATCCGTTATGTACCGGTCCCGTGCAATATCGGCGATGAGCTTGAGGTATTCATCTATCGCGATTCAGAGGATCGCCTGATTGCCACCACCGAGAGGCCGATTGCCATGGTCGGTGAGTTCGCGATGCTGAAGGTTGTCTCTGTTAACAACATGGGTGCATTCCTGAACTGGGGACTAATGAAGGATCTGCTGGTGCCATTCGGCGAACAGAAACCACGCATGGAGGAGGATAAGTCCTACGTGGTACGCATATATATTGATGAGGATAGTGATCGCATCGTTGGCTCCGCCCGTCTGGACGATTTCCTCTACCGGGAATCGGAGGGTGAGTTAAAGGAGGGCGAAGCGGTTACGATCTTTATCGCCAACAGAAGTGAGCTCGGTTATCAGGTCATCGTCAACGATACCTACTGGGGCCTTCTCCATCACAACGAGGTAGCTCGCCCGCTCAGCCGGGGTCAGCGCATGCCCGGCTTTATCAAGAAGATTCGCGACGATGGTCGCATCGACATCTGCCTGCACCTGCAAGCCAGCGAAAAAACCGATGATATCTCACAGCTGATCATGCGCTCACTGCGCAAAAACGACGGCTTCATCCCCACTACTGACAAGAGTTCGCCGGAAGAGATTCAGCAACGTTTCGGCATCAGCAAAAAGATGTACAAAAAGGCAGTTGGTTCACTCTATAGAAAGAAGCAAATCAGCATCGACACTGACGGCATCCGCCTGCAGGAAGATACCTGGGCGATGAAAAAGTAA
- a CDS encoding NYN domain-containing protein, whose protein sequence is MSDKNNTRSMALFCDFENVALGVQDAKYAAFDIQKVLERLLLKGNIVVKKAYCDWERYKKFKAPMHEASFELIEIPHVRQSGKNSADIRMVVDALDLCYTKAHVDIFVIISGDSDFSPLVSKLRENDKVVIGVGVKNSTSDLLTSNCDEFIYYDDLVRDSETKGKAKRKRSSAKPKSKAANEGTGEDADALKQEGIDLVMATLEDLFKERGEEEKVWGSMVKQTLKRRQPGFSESYHGFRSFGQLLDEAQKRGLLELELDEKSGGYIIKSFSQDE, encoded by the coding sequence ATGAGTGACAAAAACAATACCCGTAGCATGGCGCTGTTCTGCGACTTTGAGAATGTCGCACTCGGCGTACAGGATGCAAAATATGCCGCATTCGATATTCAGAAGGTGCTGGAGCGACTGCTGCTTAAAGGCAACATTGTCGTAAAAAAGGCTTATTGTGACTGGGAACGTTACAAGAAATTCAAAGCCCCTATGCATGAGGCCTCCTTCGAACTGATTGAGATCCCGCATGTTCGTCAGAGTGGCAAGAACTCTGCCGACATTCGTATGGTCGTTGATGCGCTCGACCTCTGCTACACCAAGGCACATGTCGATATCTTCGTCATCATCTCCGGTGATTCCGATTTCTCACCACTGGTCTCCAAGCTGCGTGAAAACGACAAGGTGGTTATTGGCGTCGGCGTTAAAAACTCCACCTCCGACCTGCTCACCTCCAACTGCGACGAGTTCATCTACTATGATGATCTGGTGCGCGATTCCGAAACAAAAGGCAAGGCCAAGCGCAAACGTTCCTCCGCCAAGCCAAAGAGCAAAGCTGCAAACGAGGGTACAGGTGAAGATGCCGATGCACTGAAACAGGAGGGGATCGATCTGGTGATGGCTACACTGGAGGACCTTTTCAAGGAGCGCGGTGAGGAGGAGAAGGTATGGGGCTCAATGGTCAAGCAGACACTGAAGCGGAGACAGCCCGGCTTCTCGGAGAGCTACCACGGCTTTCGCAGCTTCGGCCAGCTACTGGATGAGGCGCAGAAGCGCGGCCTGCTTGAACTGGAACTGGATGAAAAATCCGGCGGTTACATCATCAAGAGCTTCTCGCAGGACGAGTAA
- a CDS encoding Tex family protein — MRIELRIAKELGVNELQIVAAIGLLDGGATVPFIARYRKEVTDGLDDTQLRYLEERLRYLRDLEARRTTILKSIAEQEKLTPELEKAVKAAATMARLEDLYLPYKPKRRTKAQIAREAGLEPLAHTLLADPKQDPAVLAETFINEEHGIDSAEAALDGARQILMEEFGEDADLIGRLRDYLSKHAVMVSSVIAGKEEEGVKFTDYFDYHEPLKRIPSHRALALFRGRNEGILSVKMMEDAAEHVSCAGHCESAIASHFRIREQGRAADGWLLETVRWAWKVKIFMRLELDLFVELRQKAEEEAIKVFANNLRDLLLAAPAGPRATMGLDPGLRTGVKVAVVDPTGKVLDTTTIYPHAPARRWDEAIAALAVLADKHHVDLVSIGNGTGSRETEALVKELRERFAQLHLTQIMVSEAGASVYSASALAAKEFPNLDVSLRGAVSIARRLQDPLAELVKIEPKSIGVGQYQHDVSQSFLARTLDGVVEDCVNRVGVDINTASVPLLTHVAGLSRSMAENIVSFRDERGAFSNRKQVLKVQGIGPKSYEQAAGFLRIMNGDNPLDASAVHPEAYPVVEKIVAKTGKPVAELMGNREFLQKLNAADFAGDGFGEITVSDILLEFEKPGRDPRPEFKTAKFKSGVKEVRDLREGMILEGVVTNVANFGAFVDIGVHQDGLVHISALTNQFIDDPRKVVKTGDVVQVKVLEVDAKRKRISLTMRMDDQPGTKPEKTVRSEAGRGEKKRDPSRPNKVRPSRPKTAKDQVKRQMEKQKKQPQNALAAAFAKAMGGK; from the coding sequence ATGCGAATTGAGCTGCGTATCGCTAAAGAACTGGGCGTGAACGAGCTGCAGATTGTGGCCGCTATCGGGCTTCTTGATGGCGGGGCAACCGTGCCGTTTATCGCCCGCTACCGTAAAGAGGTGACCGACGGACTCGACGATACGCAGTTGCGTTATCTAGAGGAGCGGTTGCGTTACCTGCGCGACCTTGAAGCGCGCCGTACCACGATCCTTAAATCAATCGCAGAGCAGGAGAAGCTGACCCCCGAACTGGAGAAGGCGGTCAAGGCGGCTGCAACGATGGCGCGTCTGGAAGACCTCTACCTCCCCTACAAGCCAAAACGTCGCACCAAGGCGCAGATTGCCCGTGAGGCAGGACTTGAGCCACTGGCCCACACACTTCTGGCCGATCCGAAACAGGATCCTGCAGTGTTGGCAGAAACATTTATCAATGAAGAGCACGGCATCGACAGTGCTGAGGCAGCCCTTGATGGGGCGCGTCAGATTCTGATGGAGGAGTTCGGTGAAGATGCCGATCTGATTGGTCGTCTGCGTGACTACCTGAGCAAGCATGCGGTAATGGTCAGCTCCGTGATTGCTGGTAAAGAGGAGGAGGGGGTCAAGTTTACCGACTACTTTGACTACCATGAGCCATTGAAACGGATTCCATCGCATCGTGCACTGGCACTGTTCCGTGGCCGCAATGAGGGTATTTTAAGTGTGAAGATGATGGAAGATGCTGCAGAGCATGTGTCATGCGCTGGCCACTGCGAGTCGGCTATCGCCAGTCACTTCAGGATTAGAGAGCAGGGTCGGGCTGCCGATGGCTGGTTGCTGGAGACGGTGCGCTGGGCGTGGAAGGTGAAAATTTTCATGCGCCTAGAGCTCGATCTGTTTGTTGAATTGCGCCAGAAGGCGGAAGAGGAGGCGATCAAGGTGTTCGCGAACAACCTGCGCGACCTTCTGCTGGCCGCACCTGCCGGGCCGCGAGCCACCATGGGGCTTGATCCCGGGCTGCGTACCGGTGTGAAGGTGGCTGTGGTTGATCCGACCGGCAAGGTGCTCGATACCACCACCATCTACCCGCATGCCCCGGCCAGGCGTTGGGATGAGGCGATCGCGGCTCTGGCTGTACTGGCCGACAAACATCACGTTGATCTGGTCTCTATCGGCAACGGTACGGGATCCCGTGAGACCGAGGCGCTGGTGAAGGAGTTGCGCGAACGCTTTGCGCAGCTGCACCTCACTCAGATAATGGTCTCCGAAGCGGGTGCATCGGTCTACTCGGCCTCTGCGCTGGCAGCCAAAGAGTTTCCGAATCTTGATGTTTCGCTGCGCGGTGCGGTCTCGATTGCCCGTCGACTGCAGGATCCGCTGGCGGAGCTTGTGAAGATTGAGCCGAAGTCGATTGGTGTCGGCCAGTATCAGCACGATGTCAGCCAGAGTTTCCTTGCCCGAACCCTTGATGGCGTGGTGGAGGATTGCGTGAATCGTGTCGGCGTCGATATCAACACTGCCTCTGTGCCGCTGCTGACGCATGTGGCGGGCTTAAGTCGTTCGATGGCTGAAAATATTGTCAGCTTCCGCGATGAGCGGGGGGCATTCAGCAATCGCAAGCAGGTCCTCAAGGTGCAGGGCATCGGGCCGAAGAGTTATGAACAGGCAGCGGGATTTCTACGCATTATGAACGGAGATAATCCGCTGGATGCTTCGGCCGTGCATCCTGAGGCCTATCCTGTGGTCGAAAAGATTGTTGCTAAAACCGGCAAGCCTGTGGCTGAGTTGATGGGTAATCGCGAGTTTCTGCAGAAGCTCAATGCTGCCGATTTTGCGGGTGACGGGTTCGGTGAGATCACCGTTTCCGATATCCTTCTGGAGTTCGAGAAGCCGGGTCGTGATCCGCGTCCGGAGTTTAAAACGGCGAAGTTCAAGTCGGGTGTAAAAGAGGTGCGCGACCTGCGTGAGGGGATGATTCTTGAGGGTGTGGTGACCAATGTGGCTAATTTTGGTGCATTCGTTGACATCGGCGTACACCAGGATGGGCTGGTACATATATCAGCCCTTACCAATCAATTTATTGATGACCCACGCAAGGTGGTGAAAACTGGCGATGTGGTGCAGGTGAAGGTGCTGGAGGTGGATGCCAAGCGTAAACGCATCTCCCTGACCATGCGCATGGATGACCAGCCGGGCACCAAGCCTGAAAAAACAGTCCGTTCAGAAGCAGGGCGTGGAGAGAAGAAGCGTGATCCATCGCGGCCTAACAAGGTCCGTCCGAGCAGGCCGAAAACAGCCAAGGATCAGGTGAAGCGGCAGATGGAGAAGCAGAAGAAGCAGCCGCAAAATGCTCTGGCAGCAGCCTTTGCCAAAGCGATGGGCGGCAAGTAG